The stretch of DNA GGGAAACGATACAACCGTGAAACACTGGAAGTGAAATACAAAGACAAAAATATTGCAGATGTATTGAAAATGACAGTGGAAGACGGTCTGAAATTCTTTGAAAATATCCCGAAAATCAGCCGTAAACTTCAAACAATTGTCGATGTTGGCCTAGGCTATATGGAGTTGGGCCAGCCAGCTACGACGTTATCAGGTGGTGAAGCACAACGGGTTAAGTTGGCTTCGGAATTGCATAAACGCTCAAACGGAAAATCGTTCTATATTTTAGATGAACCGACAACAGGACTTCATGCACATGACATTGCCCGTTTGCTTGTTGTCTTGCAGCGATTGGTTGAAAGCGGCGATACCGTTTTAGTAATCGAACATAACTTAGACGTTATTAAAACTTCCGATTACTTGATTGATTTAGGGCCAGAAGGTGGCGATAAAGGCGGCACCATTTTAGCAGTGGGTACCCCTGAAGAAATTGCCAATGTCAAAAAGTCATATACAGGTCGCTATTTAAAACCTGTGCTAGAACGTGACCGTCAGCGCATGGAAGATCAAATCGCAAAAGCTTCCACAAAAAAGAAGGCGAAAAAAGAGACAGTTTCAGCTAAATGAAACCTTTTTGTGGATGAACCGTATGTATAAGGGAAGAACAAAGTTCCGCGCAAAGCGGCTTTGAAGGAGGCCAACTATATGCAAGAAGAACGTAAACGCATTTTAGATCTAGTTGAAAAAGGAACGATTTCTGCTCAAGAAGCGTTGGTATTACTAGAGGCTCTTGGAAATGATAAGGCTAAACCTAGTGTGCCGGCATACGCTGGACCGGGAACGTCTGATGTGCATAACCATTCCACTCATACAAATTCTGAAACACACAACAAGAAAACCACATCCTCTCAAGCAGAAGATTTTATGGAAGATATTAAAAGAGATTTTTCGCAATTCAGCGACCGTTTCATGCAATTTATGCAAACGGCTGTCGGTAAAATGAAATCATTCGATTTCGATATGCCTTTCGGTGAACCGAACGAATTTCATCACACCTTTACAAAAGAGTTGGCAGATTTCAAAGAAGTCTCTGTCGACATTGCCAATGGGAAGTTCGAAATTTATCCTTCACAAGACGGTCAAGTACGAGCGGAATGCCATGTGAAAGTGTATCGTGCTCCCAATGAAGAGGATGGGAAGAAAGATTTCTTTGAAAAATTTGTATTTGTCGTGGATCAACAAAGATTGCGCATTATCAGCGATATGAAAACAACTTCTGTCAATGTCGTCTTGTATGTTCCAAAACAAATGTATGATTCCATATCGGTTCGATTGTTCAATGGAGCCTTCATCAGCAAACATCTAGAAGTGGGACGCTTTAAAGTCAAAACCGCTAATGGCAAAATTGAATTGAAAAATGTTCAATTGGAGGATGGCGAAATCCAGACTGCCAATGGCGCCATTAATATTAAAGATGCCATTGGAAACAAGGTTGATGCAGAAACCATAAATGGTCGTATTTACATTGATGGCCATTTAAAAGATATTGAAGCACAATCTGTGAATGGTCATGTCGTTGTCACCACGAAAAATCCCGAAGCACGTAAAGTTGAGGGACGTGCAGTGGCTGGTACAGTAGAAATTTATGTCCCTTCCACGGTTGCCTTGCAAGGAGAAGTGGCTTCGAATTTCGGGAAAATGGACGTATCATTGCCGGATGTGACACGTTTAAATGAGCAAGAGCATTTCTTGCAAAAAAATATCCGTTTTACAAAAGAACTCACAGATTCAACAGCAGCTCCTCTATATATTAAAGGGGAAGCAAAAACAGGCTCGATTGTCGTACGCTATACAACAGCTGAATAACTAGAAAATCCCCAAATCGAAAGTACAATCGATTTGGGGATTTTTTTATTCCTTATTATAATGAACACAGTATACCGAAAACGATGGCTTGTGCACATTGCTGTTGATATCCTAGACTTTTTAACAAGTCTGCTTCTTTTTTATTTGTCATAAATCCACATTCCACTAATATGGCAGGCATCGTCGTTTCCCTCAGCACGGCTAAGTCTCCTTTTTTAACACCTCGATTTTTTCTATCTGTGCGCATGATCAAAGCTTGCTGCACAAAAGTAGCCATCCGAGTTGAAGTTTCGCTTGGGTTCAAACAAGTATACGTTTCAATGCCTTGAGCTTGGTTCCAATCATTGCCGAAAGCATTCGCATGAATCGATATAAATGCTGAAACTTTCAGTTTGTTCGCTAGAGATATGCGTTCTGAAAGTGCAACATCGCAAGAATTATTATGCGAAAATAGTACGGTAAATCCTTCAGCAGTTAAGAGTTTCTTGACATGTATAGCCGTGGCTACATTAAAAGTGAATTCCCGTAAGGCTCCATCAGGCGATCGTTTACCTGAAGTTTCTGGACCATGTCCAGCATCGATGATTATCTTCTTCATTCTTCATCCCTCCTAATACTTACATAGGAAAAATGAAAGAAGAGAGATAATTTCGATAGAGATTACCTTCAATTTAGTACAATGAAATTAATGTTGTACTATCAAAATGCTTGTCTAGCTCAAATTGCCATCCCTAACCTTCCAGCGCAGATGTACAGCAAAACGGCACTTTGCGCTTTTCTCAAAGTGCATGCTAAAATAAAGGACATGACGGATAATTCGCATTTCGAAGAAAGCAGGTGATATTTTGGTACAAGTGACAACAAAAGATGTAATGGAAATGTTCGATTTAAAACTAGTCAGTGGCCAGGAAGGCATCGGCAGGCATATTGCCATCAGCGATATCTCAAGACCAGGGTTAGAAATGGCCGGTTATTTTACACACTACCCAGCAAACCGTGTCCAACTACTCGGCACGACAGAACTGTCATTTTATGATATGTTGCTGCCTCACGAACGAATAGATCGCATGAAAAAGTTATGCTCACCTGATACACCAGCTATTATTGTTTCACATGGTATGACCGTACCGGAAGAACTGAAGATTGCTTCGAATGAAGAGCACGTACCGGTATTGACTGCAAAAATGGCAACTACGAGGTTCTCCAGTTTGCTGACAAACTTTTTGGAAAGCAAACTCGCACCTACCACTGCAGTACACGGCGTACTCGTTGATATTTATGGGGTAGGCGTTTTGATTACAGGGAAGAGTGGGGTCGGTAAAAGTGAGACCGCTCTAGAACTTGTCAAAAGAGGTCATCGCCTCGTTGCTGACGATTGTGTGGAAATCAGACAAGAAGCCGAAAATACACTTGTAGGGAATCCACCAAAACTGATTGAGCATTTACTAGAAATCCGTGGACTGGGCATTATTGATATCATGACTTTGTTCGGTGCAAGTGCAATACGCAGCTTCAAACGGATATCTCTAGTAATTGATTTAGAGATTTGGGATGCACAGAAAACGTATGACCGTCTCGGGCTCGAGGAAGAAAAAATGAAAATTATTGATACGGATCTGACGAGACTGACGATTCCCGTTCGACCTGGTCGGAACTTAGCAGTTATTATTGAAGTGGCAGCGATGAACTATCGTTTGAAACGTATGGGAGTCAATGCAGCAGAGGAATTTTCCAATCGTCTGAACGATGTCATTAGTCAAAATGAAGACGCTACATATTAAAAGCAGGAAGTATGGAAGGGGTATAACATGAATTTTTTACTTGGAGCATTTGATCCAATCGCGATTTCTCTTGGACCGATTGATGTACGATGGTACGGCGTCATTATCGCTTTTGGAATTGTTTTGGCATTTCTAGTAGCACAGCGTGAAATGCTGAAACGAGGTTTTCACGAAGAATTCTTAACGGATTTATTGATATGGGCTGTCCCATTGGCAATTCTTGGGGCGCGTCTTTATTACGTAATATTTAAATGGGAGTATTACTCCGAAAATCCCGGTGATATCCTTCAAGTTTGGGAGGGAGGACTTGCCATACATGGAGCATTGATTGCTTCATTCGTTACCGCTTATGTGTTTACGAAAAAACGCAAAGTCTCATTTTTGAAACTGGCGGACGTAGTGGCACCAAGTATCCTAATCGGTCAGACAATAGGACGTTGGGGTAACTTTATGAATCAGGAAGCCCACGGAGGACCTGTATCACGTGCTTTCTTAGAGAATATGTTTTTACCAGACTGGATTATCGAACAAATGCGAATTGATGGGACGTATTACCATCCCACTTTCTTATATGAATCTATATGGAATTTCATGGGTGTTGTTATCTTAATATTATTGCGTAGAGTTAATTTACTACGCGGAGAAATGTTCTTGTTTTATCTTATCTGGTATTCTGTGGGACGTTTCTTTATTGAAGGATTGCGGACTGACAGTCTGTACTTACTCGGGGAACTTCGCACGGCACAGGTAGTGTCTCTTATTACAGTTGTTGTTGCACTATTGATTGTTGTTTACCGTCGTATGACCATTAAAGATCCTGTGCGTTATAAAGACGCATAAATAAGGAAGTATCATACATGACTACAATAAAAAATGGACTGCTGGCGGGTCTTAAAACAACCTGGACGCTTAGCAAAATCATATTTCCAATTACACTGTTGCTGGTTATTTTGCAGTACACGCCAGTTCTTCCGTGGATTATTGACTTCGTTTCTCCCATCATGGGTTTATTCGGATTGCATGGCGATGCAGCGATTCCGCTAGTATTAGGAAACGTGCTCAATTTGTATGCAGGGATTGCCGGAATACTTTCACTCGAATTGACTGTGAAAGAAGTCTTTATTCTGGCAGTCATGTTGTCATTCTCTCATAATATTTTTATTGAAACGGGAGTGGCATTAAAGGTTGGCGTAAAATTGTGGGTAGTTTTACTCGTAAGATTTGGTCTTGCAGCTATATCGGCAATCGTCATAAACCTGGTGTGGTCTGGTGGTTCGCAAGTCGCTCAATATGGGATGGCACCAAAAATGGCTACCATGCCTGAAGGGTGGCTTGAAATCATCTTACTCGGACTGCAAAAAGCAAGTTATGGGGTACTGCAACTCGCCCTGGTCGTTATTCCATTAATGGTTGTCATTCAATATTTGAAAGACAAACAGTATTTGCAGAAGTTTTCACAAAAAATAGCACCTTTTACAAAGTTGCTCGGAATTAAACCAAATGCTTCGATGACACTGGTATCTGGATTGGTTATCGGGTTGGCATTTGGTGCAGGCGTAATGATTCAGGCAGTACAAGAGGACGGGGTCAGCAAGAAAGATGCAACGCTGGTCTTTATCTTTTTAGTCGCCTGTCACGCAGTTGTAGAAGATACGCTTATCTTTATTCCTCTTGGAATACCGATTTGGCCATTATTTTTACTAAGGCTCGGCATCGCTTTTATATTGACGATTGTGGTCGCATCAATTTGGAAAAGAGCTGAGCAAACGAAAAGAAAGGAAGTACTTACATCATGAAATCTCAACCAATAACAACGCTTCTTTTCGATTTTGATGGTACATTGCTGGATACGAATGAGCTCATCATTCAAACGTTTTTAAGTGTTTTGGGTAAAAGATATCCCGGAAGATTTACTAAAGAAGACGCGCTGCAATTTATAGGACCGTCCTTAAAACAGACCTTTGATTCGATTGATGAAACATTGACAGAAGAGCTAATTAAAGAATACCGCGCATGGAATATTGAAATGCACGATCAAATGGCTGTCGAATTTGATGGTGTTACTGATACTCTCCGTATATTAAAAGCTCGAGGCCTTAAGATGGCGATTGTATCAACGAAAAGGCAAGGTATGATTCAGAAGGGATTAACATTAATGGGGATTGAGGACATCTTCGATGTTGTGATTGCACTCGACGACGTGGTTACTCCAAAACCAGACCCTGAACCCATTCTTTTGGCACTTGAGCGTTTGAATGCAACGAAAGAAGAGGCAATAATGATCGGGGACAACTCCCATGATATCGAGGGTGGTCAAAACGCAGGTGTAAGAACAGCTGGTGTTGCATGGACTGCTAAAGGCGAAGCATATTTAGCTACTTTTAACCCAACATATATGTTGCAGCATATAACGGATTTGCTTGAAATCGTGGACGGAACATCTTCATGAGAAGGACGGAACGTTATCCCGTAGAAGGGGCAAACTCGTTGTGGCATATTTACCGAACGGTGCCTTTTTGGAAGGTGATGAAAAATTTTATCGTTATTCAACTGGGCAGATACAGCCCTTCATTACCACTGAAAAATTTCCTCTACCGACACTTTTTACATATGAAAGTTGGAGAGCAAACTTCATTTGCCTTGATGGTTATGCCTGATGTCATGTTTCCGGAGAGAATTACAATTGGAGAGAATACAATCGTCGGGTACAATACGACGCTTTTAGCTCATGAGTACTTAATTGACGAATATCGTATTGGAGACGTCATTATTGGGAATCGTGTTCTTATAGGAGCGAATTCTACCATTTTACCTGGAGTTACTATTGGTGATGGTGCGATCGTTTCCGCTGCTACTCTTGTGCATAAAGATGTACCAGAAGGCAGTTTTGTCGGGGGGAATCCCATGAAAATCATTTACACTGCTGAAGAAATGGCGACACGTCGCCTTATATAACCAGAAAAGACCTCATGAAGAGAATTCCAATGCTTCATGAGGTCTTTTGTATTGACGCACTCTATTAGTTACGTTAAAATATATTTTATTTCATTGTAGTAGCATGCTAGTGTGCTAAAGTAAAATATCCTTATTTTGGGAAGTGATGAAAGAATGACGCCAATTCGAAAATTTGAGAAACCGCTAGGGATGAGAGACTCATTTCCGTTAATAAATGAAAAAAAGGAAAATGTACGGGATGTCGGCAGAAAGTTTTTCCGAAATCACGGCTTTGATTTTATCAAAACACCTACTGTTGAATATTACGAAACCGTGGGGAAAGCCTCGGCAATTTCAGATTCATCATTGTTTAAATTAGTCGATCGCCAAGGTGAGACACTTGTCTTAAGACCAGATATGACGACACCAATTGTTCGTGTGGCAACATCTAAGCTATTGAAGGAACAAATACCATTGCGTCTAGCATACTTTGCGAACGTCTTCCGTGCACAGGAAAATGAAGGCGGAAGGCCCGCTGAATTCGAGCAAATGGGCGTGGAGTTAATAGGAGATTCTTCGGTTTTCGCAGATGCAGAAATGATTATAACCGCATCGGATTTTGTACAGGAACTTGGAATTGGTGAATATCATTTAACGGTCGGACATGCTGGGTTATTGCAATCAATTTTGACGCAATTTACCGAATCCAAAGAACAAGTTAAAGAACTGCGTAAATTACTTGTGGAAAAGAACATGGTTGGATTTGAAGAGGCTGTACAATCGTATGGATTATCGAAAGTAGAAGAAGAACGCTTTATTGAATTTATTGGACATGCTTCCAATGTGCAATCCATTCAATCATTACATCCTTTTATCGACCAATCAAATATTCAGCAAGTGAACATGTTTATGTATCTTAGTGACTTGTCCGTATTACTAGAAAATACAGGTCTTTCAAATCTGGTCACATACGATCTGACACTTACTAGTGAAATGAGTTATTACACTGGGATGTTATTTGAAGTTTTTGCGAGTGGATCAGGCTTTCCGATAGGCAATGGAGGTCGCTATGACGGTTTGTTGCAGGAATTCAATTGTGATGTTGGTGCAACAGGTTTTGGATTGAGAGTAGACAGATTGCTTGAAGTGATGACTACATCGACAACACGTAAGCCACATACGTTAATATTTTTTGATGAAGCTAATTATATGGATGCAGTCAATGAGGCGAATAAATTTAGACAGCAAGGGATTCGGACAACTATTCAATATGTTAATGGTGTAGAGGACAGACAGGCTTATCAGGATAACTTTACAGAAGTATTGTGGTTAACAGAAGGAGATGGAAAAAATGAGTGAACTGACAATTGCGATGCCGAAAGGACGAATTTTTGAAGAAGCTTATGTGTTACTTCAAAAAGCGGGTTTTCAGTTGCCGGATGACTTTGAAGAATCACGGAAACTCATTGTTGAAGCTCCTGGTGAAAAGATTCGATTTATTCTTGCGAAACCGATGGATGTACCTGTTTATGTGGAACATGGGGTTGCAGATATAGGAATAGCGGGTAAAGATGTATTACTTGAACAAAAACGAATTGTTCATGAGTTGCTGGATTTAAAAATCAGCGAATGCTATATCGCAACTGCAGGCTTGCCGAATACAGTCATGAATGAGATTGCGCCTCGTGTGGCAACTAAATATCCTGAAATTGCTTCGGCTTTTTACAAAGAAAAAGGGGAGCAAGTTGAAATTATTGGATTAAATGGTTCAATCGAACTGGCACCCATGATTGGGCTGGCCGATCGAATTGTGGATATCGTATCTTCTGGCCGGACATTGAAAGAAAATGGACTTGTTGAATACGAACGCATTGTGGATGTGACATCGAGGTTAATTGCTAATCCCGTCAGTTACCGCCTAAAAAGCGAACGCATCCGCGATATGGTGAAGCGACTGAAAGATTCAATGGAGTAAGGAGGATATTATATGCAAATCGTTTCTTTAACGAAAGATATATCATTAAAACGACCTTTGGAAATGGGCAATGAGGAGCAATTGAACACCGTGAAAATGGTATTGTCCGATGTCAAAAAACGCGGTGACCAAGCAGTCGCGGACTATAGCGAGAAATGGGACGGAATTAAACTAAGTGAATTTAGTGTTTCGATGGATGAAATTCAACACGCACTCGCCAATTTTGATGAAGAACTTAAAAATGATTTGGAAGAAGCGGCAAAAAATATCCGCCTTTTTCATGAAATGCAAAAACGGTCATCTTATGAAGTTGACGTCAAAAATGGCTCATTTATTGGACAACGAGTAAGTCCATTGGATGCAGTTGGTTTGTACGTGCCAGGTGGTTCCGCTGCTTATCCGTCATCGGTATTAATGAATGTCATTCCGGCACAAGTGGCTGGTGTTGAACGAATTGTCATTGTGTCACCTCCAAACGATAAAGGAGCACTACCAGACGCAGTATTGGTTGCGGCTTCGATTTTAGGAATTGAAGAAATTTATAAAATGGGTGGAGCTCAGGCAATCGCTGCTCTTGCATATGGTACCGAATCCATTGCACCTGTAGATAAAATAACAGGTCCAGGTAATGTGTTTGTTGCATTGGCCAAACGGGAAGTATTTGGTGAAGTGGCTATTGATATGATTGCAGGACCGAGTGAAATTGCCATCATCGCAGATGATACTGCATATGCGGACGAAATTGCCGCCGATTTATTATCGCAAGCTGAACATGATCCGATGGCTTGTCCGATTTTACTGACGACGAGCAATGTATTTGCTCAGGAAGTTGCAATAGAAGTGGAGAAACAATTGCGAACGCTCCCGCGTGAGAAGATTGCACGGGCAGCTGTTGAAAAGTTCGGGAAAATTTATGTTGCAGAAACAATGCTGGATATTATTAAAGCTGTAAATAAATTGGCACCGGAGCATTTGGAAATCATGACAATCAATCCTCATGAAGTTGCACAACAAGTGAGACATGCAGGTGCGATTTTTATCGGTCGATACAGTTCGGAACCAATTGGTGACTACTTTGCAGGGACCAATCATGTTTTGCCGACAAACAGCACTGCTCGGTTCTCCAGTCCATTATCGGTGGATGATTTTATCAAAAAAACAAGCATCATTTTTTACACAGAAGAAACATGGCAACAACATGCAGACAAAATAGCAAGACTGGCTAGAATGGAAGGGTTAGAAGCCCATGCAAGAGCTGTAGAATCAAGAGGCTGGAAAAAGGGGATGAATCAATCATGACACGCGAAGCAACGATTAATAGAAAAACGAACGAAACAAAAGTGAAAGTTACGATGCAACTGGATGGAGAAGGACTGGCCACGATTGATACTGGCGTCCCTTTTATGGATCATATGCTTGATTTATTTGTGAAACATGGATTCTTTAATGCGACCATTCAAGCGTCTGGTGATACACATATTGATGATCATCATACAACTGAAGATATCGGGATTGTACTCGGGCAAGTTGTCAAAGAAGCGTTAGGTGACAAAAAAGGGATACGTCGATACGGTAATGCATTTGTGCCGATGGATGATGCACTGGCGCAAGTGATTGTGGATTGTTCAAACCGTCCTCACCTTGAATTCAGAGCGACATTCCCTAAAGAAAAAGTAGGGAATTTCGATACGGAACTTGTCCATGAATTTTTATGGAAATTCACTCTCGAAGCACGGATGAATGTTCATGTAATCCTTCATTATGGCCACAATACACACCACATGATTGAAGCCATATTCAAAGCTTTGGCAAGAGCGCTCGATGAAGCGGTATCCATTGATCCGCGTGTCAAAGGAGTGCCATCCACGAAAGGATTATTAACATGAAAATTGGTGTAATCGATTACGGCATGGGCAATTTGTATAGTGTTGAACAAGCGCTGCTCCGACTAGGTTGTGAAGTTTCCATAACGGCAGATACAAACATCTTAAATCAAATGGATGGTTATGTTTTACCAGGTGTGGGGGCATTTCCAGATGCCATGAGTCGTCTGCGTGAGTCTGGCTTAGATCAATATATTAAACAAATCGAGAACACCAACAAACCGTTACTTGGCATATGTCTGGGCATGCAGCTTCTATATGAAGATAGTACAGAAAATGGATGGACGGAAGGTTTAGGTATATTAACGGGTCATATTCAGAAATTTGAACAACTGGATACAGAGCAAAAACGTATCAGAATTCCTCATATGGGATGGAATCCATTATCTTTTACACATCAACCAGATTGGCTGAAGGGTCTCGATAAAGAAGATTCAACTCATGTCTACTTTGTCCATTCCTATTTGGCACAAAATACAATGCAAAAAGAAGTACTGGCAAGCAGTACATATGCAGGTCAGTTTGTTCCTGGACTTGTCCAGAAAGACTCAATCACTGGTATGCAGTTTCACCCTGAAAAGTCTGGACCGTTCGGAAAGTACTTGTTGAAAAAATGGGTCGGTCAAGTAAAAGAAAGGAGTGAACAAAGATGACAGTGATTGAATTATTCCCTGCGATTGATATGCGTGGAGGCAAATGTGTGCGCTTATTTAAAGGTGATTATAATCAAGAGACGGTTTATGCGGAATCTCCTATTGAAATGGCAAAAACGTTTGCATGCCAAGGAGCAAAGTGGATTCACATGGTAGATTTGGATGGCGCGAAAGATGGGAAACGAATTCAT from Paenisporosarcina sp. FSL H8-0542 encodes:
- the hisH gene encoding imidazole glycerol phosphate synthase subunit HisH, giving the protein MKIGVIDYGMGNLYSVEQALLRLGCEVSITADTNILNQMDGYVLPGVGAFPDAMSRLRESGLDQYIKQIENTNKPLLGICLGMQLLYEDSTENGWTEGLGILTGHIQKFEQLDTEQKRIRIPHMGWNPLSFTHQPDWLKGLDKEDSTHVYFVHSYLAQNTMQKEVLASSTYAGQFVPGLVQKDSITGMQFHPEKSGPFGKYLLKKWVGQVKERSEQR
- a CDS encoding nucleoside recognition domain-containing protein, translating into MTTIKNGLLAGLKTTWTLSKIIFPITLLLVILQYTPVLPWIIDFVSPIMGLFGLHGDAAIPLVLGNVLNLYAGIAGILSLELTVKEVFILAVMLSFSHNIFIETGVALKVGVKLWVVLLVRFGLAAISAIVINLVWSGGSQVAQYGMAPKMATMPEGWLEIILLGLQKASYGVLQLALVVIPLMVVIQYLKDKQYLQKFSQKIAPFTKLLGIKPNASMTLVSGLVIGLAFGAGVMIQAVQEDGVSKKDATLVFIFLVACHAVVEDTLIFIPLGIPIWPLFLLRLGIAFILTIVVASIWKRAEQTKRKEVLTS
- a CDS encoding acyltransferase translates to MRRTERYPVEGANSLWHIYRTVPFWKVMKNFIVIQLGRYSPSLPLKNFLYRHFLHMKVGEQTSFALMVMPDVMFPERITIGENTIVGYNTTLLAHEYLIDEYRIGDVIIGNRVLIGANSTILPGVTIGDGAIVSAATLVHKDVPEGSFVGGNPMKIIYTAEEMATRRLI
- a CDS encoding DUF4097 family beta strand repeat-containing protein, coding for MQEERKRILDLVEKGTISAQEALVLLEALGNDKAKPSVPAYAGPGTSDVHNHSTHTNSETHNKKTTSSQAEDFMEDIKRDFSQFSDRFMQFMQTAVGKMKSFDFDMPFGEPNEFHHTFTKELADFKEVSVDIANGKFEIYPSQDGQVRAECHVKVYRAPNEEDGKKDFFEKFVFVVDQQRLRIISDMKTTSVNVVLYVPKQMYDSISVRLFNGAFISKHLEVGRFKVKTANGKIELKNVQLEDGEIQTANGAINIKDAIGNKVDAETINGRIYIDGHLKDIEAQSVNGHVVVTTKNPEARKVEGRAVAGTVEIYVPSTVALQGEVASNFGKMDVSLPDVTRLNEQEHFLQKNIRFTKELTDSTAAPLYIKGEAKTGSIVVRYTTAE
- the ppaX gene encoding pyrophosphatase PpaX yields the protein MKSQPITTLLFDFDGTLLDTNELIIQTFLSVLGKRYPGRFTKEDALQFIGPSLKQTFDSIDETLTEELIKEYRAWNIEMHDQMAVEFDGVTDTLRILKARGLKMAIVSTKRQGMIQKGLTLMGIEDIFDVVIALDDVVTPKPDPEPILLALERLNATKEEAIMIGDNSHDIEGGQNAGVRTAGVAWTAKGEAYLATFNPTYMLQHITDLLEIVDGTSS
- a CDS encoding ATP phosphoribosyltransferase regulatory subunit, whose amino-acid sequence is MTPIRKFEKPLGMRDSFPLINEKKENVRDVGRKFFRNHGFDFIKTPTVEYYETVGKASAISDSSLFKLVDRQGETLVLRPDMTTPIVRVATSKLLKEQIPLRLAYFANVFRAQENEGGRPAEFEQMGVELIGDSSVFADAEMIITASDFVQELGIGEYHLTVGHAGLLQSILTQFTESKEQVKELRKLLVEKNMVGFEEAVQSYGLSKVEEERFIEFIGHASNVQSIQSLHPFIDQSNIQQVNMFMYLSDLSVLLENTGLSNLVTYDLTLTSEMSYYTGMLFEVFASGSGFPIGNGGRYDGLLQEFNCDVGATGFGLRVDRLLEVMTTSTTRKPHTLIFFDEANYMDAVNEANKFRQQGIRTTIQYVNGVEDRQAYQDNFTEVLWLTEGDGKNE
- the hisD gene encoding histidinol dehydrogenase; this translates as MQIVSLTKDISLKRPLEMGNEEQLNTVKMVLSDVKKRGDQAVADYSEKWDGIKLSEFSVSMDEIQHALANFDEELKNDLEEAAKNIRLFHEMQKRSSYEVDVKNGSFIGQRVSPLDAVGLYVPGGSAAYPSSVLMNVIPAQVAGVERIVIVSPPNDKGALPDAVLVAASILGIEEIYKMGGAQAIAALAYGTESIAPVDKITGPGNVFVALAKREVFGEVAIDMIAGPSEIAIIADDTAYADEIAADLLSQAEHDPMACPILLTTSNVFAQEVAIEVEKQLRTLPREKIARAAVEKFGKIYVAETMLDIIKAVNKLAPEHLEIMTINPHEVAQQVRHAGAIFIGRYSSEPIGDYFAGTNHVLPTNSTARFSSPLSVDDFIKKTSIIFYTEETWQQHADKIARLARMEGLEAHARAVESRGWKKGMNQS
- the lgt gene encoding prolipoprotein diacylglyceryl transferase, with translation MNFLLGAFDPIAISLGPIDVRWYGVIIAFGIVLAFLVAQREMLKRGFHEEFLTDLLIWAVPLAILGARLYYVIFKWEYYSENPGDILQVWEGGLAIHGALIASFVTAYVFTKKRKVSFLKLADVVAPSILIGQTIGRWGNFMNQEAHGGPVSRAFLENMFLPDWIIEQMRIDGTYYHPTFLYESIWNFMGVVILILLRRVNLLRGEMFLFYLIWYSVGRFFIEGLRTDSLYLLGELRTAQVVSLITVVVALLIVVYRRMTIKDPVRYKDA
- a CDS encoding N-acetylmuramoyl-L-alanine amidase yields the protein MKKIIIDAGHGPETSGKRSPDGALREFTFNVATAIHVKKLLTAEGFTVLFSHNNSCDVALSERISLANKLKVSAFISIHANAFGNDWNQAQGIETYTCLNPSETSTRMATFVQQALIMRTDRKNRGVKKGDLAVLRETTMPAILVECGFMTNKKEADLLKSLGYQQQCAQAIVFGILCSL
- the hprK gene encoding HPr(Ser) kinase/phosphatase, with amino-acid sequence MVQVTTKDVMEMFDLKLVSGQEGIGRHIAISDISRPGLEMAGYFTHYPANRVQLLGTTELSFYDMLLPHERIDRMKKLCSPDTPAIIVSHGMTVPEELKIASNEEHVPVLTAKMATTRFSSLLTNFLESKLAPTTAVHGVLVDIYGVGVLITGKSGVGKSETALELVKRGHRLVADDCVEIRQEAENTLVGNPPKLIEHLLEIRGLGIIDIMTLFGASAIRSFKRISLVIDLEIWDAQKTYDRLGLEEEKMKIIDTDLTRLTIPVRPGRNLAVIIEVAAMNYRLKRMGVNAAEEFSNRLNDVISQNEDATY
- the hisB gene encoding imidazoleglycerol-phosphate dehydratase HisB; this encodes MTREATINRKTNETKVKVTMQLDGEGLATIDTGVPFMDHMLDLFVKHGFFNATIQASGDTHIDDHHTTEDIGIVLGQVVKEALGDKKGIRRYGNAFVPMDDALAQVIVDCSNRPHLEFRATFPKEKVGNFDTELVHEFLWKFTLEARMNVHVILHYGHNTHHMIEAIFKALARALDEAVSIDPRVKGVPSTKGLLT
- the hisG gene encoding ATP phosphoribosyltransferase, whose amino-acid sequence is MSELTIAMPKGRIFEEAYVLLQKAGFQLPDDFEESRKLIVEAPGEKIRFILAKPMDVPVYVEHGVADIGIAGKDVLLEQKRIVHELLDLKISECYIATAGLPNTVMNEIAPRVATKYPEIASAFYKEKGEQVEIIGLNGSIELAPMIGLADRIVDIVSSGRTLKENGLVEYERIVDVTSRLIANPVSYRLKSERIRDMVKRLKDSME